One window of the Salvia miltiorrhiza cultivar Shanhuang (shh) chromosome 6, IMPLAD_Smil_shh, whole genome shotgun sequence genome contains the following:
- the LOC130988708 gene encoding rop guanine nucleotide exchange factor 7-like produces the protein MVKDFVSDADRREVLAGRAESLLICLKLRFSGLPQTTLDICKIQCNKDVGKSILESYSRVLESLAFNIVARIDDLMSVDDLS, from the exons ATGGTTAAGGATTTTGTTAGTGATGCAGATAGACGTGAGGTGCTGGCTGGGAGGGCTGAGAGCCTTCTCATCTGCTTGAAACTGAGGTTCTCTGGCCTGCCTCAAACCACACTAGACATATGCAAGATCCAATGCAACAAG GATGTGGGAAAATCTATATTGGAGAGCTATTCAAGAGTTCTTGAGAGCCTAGCATTCAACATTGTGGCACGTATAGATGATCTTATGTCTGTGGACGACTTGTCTTAA
- the LOC130988706 gene encoding 4-coumarate--CoA ligase-like 1: protein MGTEAKSLVHEEIIFRSKFPAVEVPKDVTLPEFVLSGIEPYLDKVAVVDSITGKGYTYREVKRDVYRFSKALRSLGLRKGRVVVVLLPNVAEYATLALGIMAAGGVFSGANPNGHASEIKSQVEAADAKLIVTDGSTYHKVKDLGVPVIIQGEDRIEGTINCEELLEAADKANTNTLFIDDKVLQTDLCALPFSSGTTGVSKGVMLSHENLVANLCSTLFGVGPELIGQVATLGLIPFFHIYGLTGICCATIKNKGMVVVMQRYELRLFLSALIRHRVTFAPIVPPIMLGLVKNPIVDEFDLTKLCLRSVLTAAAPLAPEILNAFERKFPGVDVQEAYGMTEHSCITLSYGGVVAKRNSVGFILPNLEVKFVDPDTGRSLPKNAPGEICVRSKCVMKGYYKKEQETAITIDKDGWLHTGDIGYIDDDGDVFLVDRIKELIKYKGFQVAPAELEAILLSHPSVEDAAVVGLPDEEAGEIPAACVVIKAGAKESEEDIIKYVSSKSASYKRVRLLQFVSAIPKSPSGKILRRLIRENMLKDLHN from the exons ATGGGAACTGAAGCTAAAAGCTTAGTGCATGAAGAGATCATCTTCAGAAGCAAATTTCCAGCAGTTGAAGTTCCTAAAGATGTGACCCTGCCGGAGTTCGTGCTGTCGGGCATCGAACCGTATCTGGACAAGGTGGCGGTGGTGGACTCGATAACGGGAAAAGGGTACACGTACAGAGAAGTGAAGAGGGACGTCTACAGATTCTCCAAGGCCCTGCGGTCGCTCGGGCTGAGGAAAGGCcgggtggtggtggtgctccTCCCCAATGTGGCGGAGTACGCCACCCTCGCCCTCGGCATCATGGCGGCTGGGGGAGTCTTCTCCGGTGCCAACCCCAACGGCCATGCATCCGAGATCAAGAGCCAAGTTGAGGCTGCTGATGCCAAGCTAATTGTCACTGATGGATCAACCTATCATAAG GTGAAAGATTTGGGAGTGCCGGTTATAATACAAGGCGAAGATCGTATAGAGGGAACTATAAACTGCGAAGAGCTGTTGGAAGCGGCTGATAAGGCTAACACTAACACTCTCTTCATTGACGATAAAGTGCTGCAGACTGATCTCTGCGCCCTTCCATTCTCATCag GTACAACTGGGGTGTCGAAAGGCGTGATGCTGAGTCACGAGAACCTGGTGGCCAACCTCTGCTCCACGCTGTTCGGCGTGGGCCCCGAGCTGATCGGCCAGGTGGCGACGCTGGGCCTCATCCCATTCTTCCACATCTACGGCCTCACCGGAATCTGCTGCGCCACCATCAAGAACAAGGGCATGGTGGTGGTGATGCAGCGCTACGAGCTCCGCCTCTTCCTCAGCGCCCTCATCAGGCACCGCGTCACCTTCGCGCCCATCGTCCCCCCCATCATGCTCGGCCTCGTCAAGAACCCCATCGTCGACGAGTTCGACCTCACCAAGCTCTGCCTCAGGTCCGTCCTCACCGCCGCAGCCCCTCTCGCGCCCGAGATATTGAACGCCTTCGAGCGCAAGTTCCCGGGCGTGGACGTTCAAGAGGCGTATGGGATGACGGAGCACAGTTGCATAACGCTGAGCTACGGCGGTGTGGTTGCCAAGAGGAACTCCGTGGGATTCATCCTGCCCAACTTGGAGGTCAAGTTCGTGGATCCCGACACGGGGCGTTCCCTTCCCAAGAACGCCCCGGGGGAGATCTGCGTCAGGAGCAAGTGCGTCATGAAAG GTTATTACAAGAAGGAGCAGGAGACGGCCATCACCATTGACAAAGACGGATGGCTGCACACCGGGGACATCGGCTACATTGATGATGATGGCGATGTTTTCCTCGTCGATCGTATAAAAGAGCTAATCAAATACAAAGGTTTTCAG GTTGCTCCAGCTGAATTAGAGGCAATCCTACTAAGCCACCCTTCAGTAGAAGATGCTGCTGTTGTGGG ATTACCAGATGAAGAAGCAGGAGAAATTCCTGCAGCATGCGTAGTGATAAAAGCAGGAGCAAaagaaagcgaagaagacaTAATAAAGTATGTATCATCAAAGTCAGCGAGCTACAAAAGAGTTAGGCTTCTGCAATTTGTTAGCGCCATCCCCAAATCGCCTTCTGGGAAGATATTGAGGAGACTTATTAGGGAAAATATGCTCAAAGATCTGCACAActaa